The following proteins are co-located in the Schistocerca nitens isolate TAMUIC-IGC-003100 chromosome 2, iqSchNite1.1, whole genome shotgun sequence genome:
- the LOC126235170 gene encoding uncharacterized protein LOC126235170 produces the protein MESQQIQSLVEAISKQAANPPPQKEQAQAAPPFRAFDASREEWREYFAQLQAHMTVYKITETVMNIIEAQDTFDYAECELDQPCISQIACAKQVMSRPRPHRQSQTPRLPTSLPPPGQQQQPSPLPRRQPVPLMPPAELHPGAPQVVAPAPAVPLQSPPPSELMDVDPSAGPPSQAVAVQPVLQPLYLGTPKESDTAAPCPAPTQQPSTQRQETLPLFVGPDAPSRPVPEAAPVVTGVHPDLGFQSVFPEAPRSQCWGADRGLPPTTVSVPADTKASSDGKQTL, from the exons agtcagcaaatacaaagccTGGTGGAAGCAATctccaaacaagcggctaatcctccaccacaaaaggaacaagcacaggcagcaccacctttccgtgcttttgatgcttcaagagaagaatggcgagaatatttcgcgcagttgcaggcgcacatgacagtctacaaaatcacgg agactgtgatgaacatcattgaagcccaagatacttttgactatgctgagtgtgagttagatcagccatgtatttctcaaattgcctgtgctaagcaagttatgtcacgcccgcggccccaccggcagagtcagact ccgcgccttccgacttcgctgccgcccccagggcagcagcagcagccgtcgccgctaccacgccgacagcccgtcccgttgatgcctcccgcggagcttcatccgggagcgccccaggtggtcgctccggcgcctgcggtccctcttcagtcgccaccgccttcggagctgatggacgtcgacccctcagccgggccaccttcccaagcggtggctgtgcagcctgtcctgcagccgctttacttgggcacccccaaggagtctgacaccgcagcgccttgtccggcgcccactcagcagccgtcgacgcagcgtcaggagacgctgcctctcttcgtgggtcccgacgccccgtcgcgtccagtaccagaagctgcgcccgtggtcacaggcgtgcaccctgacctcggttttcagtcggtgtttcccgaggccccgcgcagccaatgctggggtgcggaccggggactgccaccgacaacagtctccgtcccg